In the Topomyia yanbarensis strain Yona2022 unplaced genomic scaffold, ASM3024719v1 HiC_scaffold_508, whole genome shotgun sequence genome, CCTCATGATATAAACTAGAAATATAgttatttttgcttaaggggggcaTATTAGATCCTTTTACCCTATCAAATTAACGGTTCGCGCgcaatcatcatcatcatcttcaTCATGGTCATAAAATGAATTTATACACGTTTATACAGTTACATACGCGATCACACGCGCATACAACCaaccacgcgatcgaacacgttaacacacAAACGTTCAAGccattcgcgatgatacacgcgatcgcgaagtccctgcgcccgcacatatctgaaacTGCCCAATGAATATTACATTCATAATCACGGCCCACTGCAATTAGCACTAAGCAGTGTTTCAGTGGATGACGTGTTCTGTCTCGTctacaattgtagtgagtgattctggcgGGGAGCCCTTTCGAAACCCTAGTTCTactgctccagtaggacaacctCCAGAAAAAAATAGTAAGTGTTTACTTTCCGCTTCCTTACTCAGGTACCTCGTAGACAATGTCGGAAAACTTCTCGAAACGGCATCGCAAAGCTTTAGAAGCGAAACGTGCGAAAAATCTAGCGAAACTCACCCGAAACCCAACGGCCGGAACAACTGATTGGCAAATTTCGCTCCACAACATCCAATCCCGAAGCCATTATCTGTGGGAAAATGGGACCCTGACCGACTGCAGCTTTCTGGTCGGTAGAGAACCGAAAAAGCAAAAACTGATTGCGGCTCACAAGCTAATTCTGGCGATGTCTTCCCCCGTTTTCTACACCATGTTCTACGGAAGCATGCCCGAGACGAACATGATAATCAACGTGACCGATCTCGAGCATTCGGCGTTCTCTACTCTACTGGAGTGAGCGATGATATATTATTAGTCGCGATtggttctttttttttattttttaacttgTTTGCAGATACATTTACACGGATACGGTGGTCATCGAATCTGTAGACGATGTGTTCGAGCTGTACCGTGCTGCCAAGAAGTACATGCTCCAGTATGTCGCCGAAAAATGCATCACCCATCTAATGGGGAAGGCTAACCCCACCAATGTGCTCCGTGTGTACGAGCTAGCCACATTTTTCGATGAACTGCAGTTGAAGGAACTTTGTCTCAGAATCATCCGCAACCAAACAATGGAAGTGATTCAAGATGATGGCCTGGAAAATGTTGAGCTTGAAACGCTGATGATGCTAATGGAGCAAGAGCAACTCAGTTTAATTTCCGAACTGGAATTGTTTAATGCGATTAATAGATACGCAGTGAAAAACGCTGCAAGCCTGGATCCTCAACCCAATCAGGATCAAGTGATAAACGAAGCTTCTCCGAGTACACCGTCAGAGCAGAAGCTGTTGAGTGAGGAGTCTTCCGAATTGCAGGATCAAGCGAATAACAAAACTGCTCCGACTACACCATCACAGGAGCAGCTGTTAAGTGAGGAGTCTTCCGAATTGAAGGATCCAGTGGAAAACCAAATTGCTCTAACTACACCTTCACAGGAGCAACTGTTGAGTGAGGGATCTTCCGAGTTGAAGGATCAAGTGAAAAATGAAACTGCTCCGACTGCACCGTCGCAGGAGCAGCTGGTGGGTGAGGGGTCTTCCGAATCGAGCGATAAGCTGTCGAAGGAACCAGTTGCCGATGAAACCAAGGAAC is a window encoding:
- the LOC131695745 gene encoding BTB/POZ domain-containing protein 6-B-like — translated: MSENFSKRHRKALEAKRAKNLAKLTRNPTAGTTDWQISLHNIQSRSHYLWENGTLTDCSFLVGREPKKQKLIAAHKLILAMSSPVFYTMFYGSMPETNMIINVTDLEHSAFSTLLEYIYTDTVVIESVDDVFELYRAAKKYMLQYVAEKCITHLMGKANPTNVLRVYELATFFDELQLKELCLRIIRNQTMEVIQDDGLENVELETLMMLMEQEQLSLISELELFNAINRYAVKNAASLDPQPNQDQVINEASPSTPSEQKLLSEESSELQDQANNKTAPTTPSQEQLLSEESSELKDPVENQIALTTPSQEQLLSEGSSELKDQVKNETAPTAPSQEQLVGEGSSESSDKLSKEPVADETKEPQTDSAPSEVVERKPASAITITIRDIVKRVRFLTMSPKQFAEGPIKTTLLTQPEMFAILANISSPDSGVPMPDGFSTSRARRSTKAFVFH